A DNA window from Phaeobacter sp. A36a-5a contains the following coding sequences:
- the pcaQ gene encoding pca operon transcription factor PcaQ: MRLSSQLKLRHLEVFVEVARKMSVTQAAERLGMTQPAVTRALRELEAVCDKPLVEKHGRGIRLSSYGEMFRDYAGRSLALTRDGVELLRGMDEAAGSKVAIGALPTVSATVVPEALANIWTQGARNRFSVMSGDNHHLLDLLRRGELDVVVGRLPAPENMVGLDFDPLFRERVTVVVAPGHPLTELAPQDLPYALFGAFPVLMPPPKSIIRPSVERMFLEQGISMPDAAIETVSSTFGRQFTLAHQAVWIISHGVVKSDLASGALVELPLDTDSTLGPVGLCLRSEHRLSAAAARFCAALKSVCG; encoded by the coding sequence ATGCGCCTTTCATCTCAGCTGAAGCTCCGCCATCTGGAGGTCTTTGTCGAGGTTGCCAGAAAGATGAGCGTGACCCAAGCGGCGGAGCGCCTGGGCATGACCCAGCCGGCAGTGACGCGGGCGCTGCGCGAATTGGAAGCGGTCTGCGATAAACCTCTGGTCGAGAAACACGGTCGCGGCATTCGACTCTCCAGCTATGGTGAGATGTTCAGGGACTATGCGGGGCGCAGTCTGGCCCTGACACGCGACGGTGTCGAATTGCTACGTGGGATGGACGAGGCCGCAGGATCCAAGGTCGCGATTGGGGCTTTGCCGACGGTCTCGGCAACCGTTGTCCCGGAGGCACTGGCCAATATCTGGACGCAGGGCGCGCGCAACCGGTTTTCCGTCATGTCGGGAGACAATCACCATCTGCTGGATCTGTTGCGGCGCGGAGAGCTGGATGTGGTCGTAGGGCGACTACCGGCACCCGAAAATATGGTGGGCCTGGATTTCGATCCGCTGTTCCGTGAGCGGGTAACCGTGGTCGTCGCACCGGGCCATCCGCTGACGGAGCTGGCACCGCAGGATCTCCCCTATGCGCTGTTCGGCGCGTTTCCGGTTTTGATGCCGCCGCCGAAGTCAATTATTCGCCCTTCGGTTGAACGCATGTTCCTGGAACAGGGCATTTCGATGCCTGACGCCGCCATTGAAACAGTCTCGTCGACGTTTGGGCGCCAGTTCACATTGGCACATCAGGCGGTCTGGATCATCAGCCATGGGGTGGTGAAATCTGACCTCGCCAGCGGCGCCCTGGTAGAGCTGCCGCTGGACACTGACAGCACTCTTGGGCCGGTCGGGCTCTGCCTGCGGAGTGAGCACCGCTTGTCGGCAGCGGCCGCGAGATTCTGCGCTGCGCTAAAGAGCGTCTGCGGCTGA
- the pcaC gene encoding 4-carboxymuconolactone decarboxylase, whose translation MHKPQYDAGMKVRREVLGEAHVARADAATTALDAPFQSLITEAAWGTVWASEQISRRERSMLTLALLAALGNFDEIPMHIRATANTGATPEDIAEVFQHVAIYAGVPRANHALKLAKRTYAEMAAEERGDAPPAGDSCDAP comes from the coding sequence ATGCACAAGCCGCAGTATGACGCAGGGATGAAGGTTCGTCGCGAGGTATTGGGCGAAGCCCATGTGGCCCGCGCAGATGCTGCGACAACAGCGCTGGATGCGCCTTTCCAGTCCCTGATTACCGAAGCAGCCTGGGGGACAGTCTGGGCCTCTGAGCAGATCAGCCGACGCGAACGCTCGATGCTGACGCTGGCCCTTCTTGCGGCGCTCGGCAATTTCGATGAGATCCCGATGCACATACGCGCAACCGCAAATACCGGTGCAACGCCCGAAGATATTGCTGAAGTTTTCCAACATGTTGCCATCTACGCGGGGGTGCCGCGCGCCAATCATGCGCTGAAGCTCGCCAAGAGAACCTATGCCGAAATGGCCGCCGAAGAACGAGGCGACGCCCCCCCCGCAGGAGACAGCTGTGACGCCCCCTGA
- the pcaH gene encoding protocatechuate 3,4-dioxygenase subunit beta yields MTPPDYFTRDRRWHPPAFTPDYKTSVSRSPRLPLLSLENTASEITGPTFAPSDIAPGDNDLLTNFAHDGGSPIGERILLHGRVLDENARPVPNTLVEIWQANASGRYRHKKDGYLGALDPNFGGCGRVLTDDQGAYAFRTVKPGAYPWRNGINDWRPAHIHVSVFGRAFAQRLITQLYFEGDPLIARCPIVSTIPDPAAVQQLIARLDMNETLPFDMIAYRFDIVLRGRRSTLFENRPEGN; encoded by the coding sequence GTGACGCCCCCTGATTATTTTACCCGCGACCGCCGCTGGCACCCTCCTGCCTTCACGCCGGACTACAAAACCTCGGTCAGCCGATCCCCCCGATTGCCGCTGCTCAGCCTCGAAAACACTGCCAGCGAAATCACCGGCCCGACGTTTGCGCCCAGCGATATCGCGCCCGGAGACAATGACCTTCTGACCAATTTCGCCCACGATGGCGGCAGTCCGATCGGCGAGCGCATATTGCTGCATGGGCGTGTTCTGGACGAAAACGCACGTCCCGTTCCCAATACACTGGTCGAGATCTGGCAAGCCAATGCCTCGGGCCGCTACCGCCATAAAAAGGACGGCTATCTGGGTGCATTGGACCCCAATTTTGGCGGCTGCGGTCGTGTTCTGACCGATGATCAGGGCGCCTATGCCTTTCGCACAGTGAAACCGGGGGCCTACCCCTGGCGCAATGGCATAAACGACTGGCGGCCTGCACATATACACGTTTCGGTGTTTGGCCGCGCCTTTGCGCAGCGGCTGATCACTCAGCTCTACTTCGAGGGCGATCCGCTGATTGCCCGCTGCCCTATCGTTAGCACCATCCCCGATCCCGCCGCCGTTCAGCAACTGATTGCGCGGCTCGACATGAACGAGACGCTGCCGTTCGACATGATTGCCTACCGCTTTGATATCGTGCT